A window from Actinomycetospora corticicola encodes these proteins:
- the rpmB gene encoding 50S ribosomal protein L28 has protein sequence MAAVCDVCAKGPGFGKSVSHSHRRTNRRWNPNVQTVHARIGNGNRQRLNVCTSCLKAGKVSRA, from the coding sequence GTGGCTGCGGTGTGCGACGTGTGCGCGAAGGGCCCCGGTTTCGGGAAGTCGGTCTCGCACTCCCACCGCCGGACCAACCGCCGGTGGAACCCGAACGTGCAGACGGTGCACGCCCGGATCGGCAACGGGAACCGGCAGCGCCTCAACGTCTGCACCTCCTGCCTGAAGGCGGGCAAGGTCAGCCGCGCCTGA
- a CDS encoding HAD family hydrolase has protein sequence MPRPVGVCWDIDGTLLRGGRVGGDVLREAFLEVTGHEPPHVPMGGMTDHLVAEAFRDGLAPAAAEPLRGRGREYTDAMIAAIGAQWRGRDAALAETLRVLPGVREAVGLLAAEPGVDQIVLTGNVRAGAELKLSVAGLHPGLFDLDDGVYGHLPGPRSALVHAARAALERRHGRPVGLVVVGDTPRDVEAAHAAGALAVGVGTGAATLDDLVAAGADHVTPDLSDPAALVAVVRAAGEDPEATRGDV, from the coding sequence GTGCCACGTCCGGTGGGGGTCTGCTGGGACATCGACGGCACGCTGCTGCGCGGCGGACGGGTGGGGGGTGACGTGCTGCGCGAGGCGTTCCTCGAGGTCACCGGCCACGAGCCCCCGCACGTCCCGATGGGCGGGATGACCGACCACCTCGTCGCCGAGGCCTTCCGCGACGGTCTGGCGCCCGCGGCCGCGGAACCGCTGCGCGGCCGCGGCCGGGAGTACACCGACGCGATGATCGCGGCGATCGGCGCCCAGTGGCGGGGCCGCGACGCCGCCCTCGCGGAGACCCTCCGGGTGCTGCCCGGCGTCCGCGAGGCGGTCGGGCTGCTCGCCGCCGAGCCGGGCGTCGACCAGATCGTGCTGACCGGCAACGTGCGCGCCGGGGCGGAGCTGAAGCTGAGCGTCGCCGGGCTCCACCCCGGGCTCTTCGATCTCGACGACGGGGTCTACGGCCACCTGCCCGGGCCGCGGTCGGCCCTGGTCCACGCCGCCCGCGCGGCACTCGAGCGTCGGCACGGACGGCCGGTGGGGCTCGTCGTCGTGGGCGACACCCCGCGCGACGTCGAGGCCGCGCACGCCGCAGGTGCCCTCGCCGTCGGGGTCGGCACGGGAGCGGCCACGCTCGACGACCTCGTGGCGGCGGGGGCCGATCACGTCACCCCCGACCTGTCCGACCCGGCGGCTCTGGTGGCGGTCGTGCGCGCGGCGGGTGAGGATCCGGAGGCCACCCGAGGGGATGTGTGA
- a CDS encoding DUF397 domain-containing protein, translated as MCCPARDWVASGPGLETARHPDGGLLVRVVGDADGPVLHYTRAEVDAFVRGVRDGEFDDLTEQDRPA; from the coding sequence ATGTGCTGTCCGGCACGCGACTGGGTCGCGAGCGGCCCCGGCCTGGAGACGGCCCGCCATCCCGACGGCGGGTTGCTCGTCCGCGTCGTCGGCGACGCCGACGGCCCCGTCCTGCACTACACCCGCGCCGAGGTGGACGCCTTCGTGCGCGGCGTGCGCGACGGCGAGTTCGACGACCTCACCGAGCAGGACCGCCCCGCCTGA
- a CDS encoding GNAT family N-acetyltransferase, producing MLPASGMIGEVGTSGLVLGVVAYDDPTSVRFVDAVQAFYRERYGGIDRTPVDPAEFAPPRGLFLVGALPTVGPVCCGGWRRLTAAAIPEADRGVLRPLDAEVKRMWVDPAHRRRGFAVALLDELERTAAAAGCRRTVLETGTRQPEAEALYRRQGYVPMPNFGVHRAEPDSTCFARDLIAAP from the coding sequence ATGCTGCCCGCGTCCGGGATGATCGGCGAGGTGGGGACCAGCGGACTCGTGCTCGGGGTCGTCGCGTACGACGACCCGACGAGCGTCCGGTTCGTGGACGCCGTCCAGGCGTTCTACCGGGAGCGCTACGGCGGGATCGACCGCACGCCGGTCGACCCCGCCGAGTTCGCGCCGCCGCGCGGGCTGTTCCTGGTCGGGGCGCTGCCCACGGTCGGCCCGGTCTGCTGCGGTGGCTGGCGACGGCTGACCGCCGCAGCGATCCCCGAGGCCGACCGCGGGGTGCTGCGTCCGCTCGACGCCGAGGTCAAGCGCATGTGGGTCGATCCCGCCCACCGCCGACGGGGGTTCGCCGTGGCCCTGCTCGACGAGCTCGAGCGCACCGCCGCGGCCGCGGGCTGCCGACGGACCGTGCTCGAGACCGGCACGCGGCAGCCGGAGGCCGAGGCGCTCTACCGCCGGCAGGGCTACGTGCCGATGCCGAACTTCGGCGTGCACCGCGCCGAGCCGGACAGCACCTGCTTCGCCCGGGACCTGATCGCGGCGCCGTGA
- a CDS encoding ATP-dependent DNA helicase RecG, with translation MDSPLAEAVGGRSASVLRKHLDMHTVGDLLRHLPRRYETMNDLDKVDPRDLSVGDQVNMIAEVRSARGERKFRRGGGKQIHITTMAVAAGDLELSVTFFNQPWRVRTMPVGSRAFFAGKLEKFRDRWQLGSPRAMRISTGDDETDPDDESIKLPPVTPIYPATKDVQTWELLAAVRQTLDVFDDPIDPVPQEVRERHGLIDLGRALRDIHLPASLDAARPAMRRLTWDEALGLQLALQGERLNAATRPAPACPRTDDGLAAAFDARLPFELTGGQRRVGAELAEALAGTTPLNRLLQGDVGSGKTVVALRAMLQVVDAGRQAVLLAPTEVLAAQHARSLRAMLGPLGRSGEPAGLFGDDGDEPVELDTDERATRIVLLTGSLAAKERKQALLDVQSGVAGIVVGTHAVIQEKVGFADLGLLVVDEQHRFGVRQRDELRSRPGETAPHLLVMTATPIPRTVALTVYGDLENSVLDELPAGRKPIDTHAVPGGRPKWLARVWERVREEVDAGHQAYVVCPRIGDDGPASDEEEGGGADGEERRPPLAALEVAELLAAGPLAGLRLEVLHGRLPAEEKDDVMRRFAAGDVDVLVSTTVIEVGVDVPNATVIVVLDAERFGVSQLHQLRGRVGRGDTASSCFLVSDLEGPSMERLQRIAEITDGFAMADLDLELRNEGDVLGTEQAGRRKTLRFLSVRRHLDEITEAREVARALLADDPTLAHHPRLAGLVRGVVGEEGASFLDKL, from the coding sequence ATGGACTCCCCCCTCGCCGAGGCCGTCGGAGGACGCTCGGCCTCGGTGCTGCGCAAGCACCTCGACATGCACACCGTGGGCGATCTGCTGCGCCACCTGCCCCGGCGCTACGAGACGATGAACGACCTGGACAAGGTCGATCCGCGGGATCTGTCGGTGGGCGACCAGGTGAACATGATCGCCGAGGTGCGCAGCGCGCGGGGCGAGCGCAAGTTCCGCCGCGGCGGGGGCAAGCAGATCCACATCACCACGATGGCGGTGGCCGCGGGCGACCTCGAGCTGTCGGTGACGTTCTTCAACCAGCCCTGGCGCGTGCGCACCATGCCCGTCGGGAGCCGGGCCTTCTTCGCGGGCAAGCTCGAGAAGTTCCGTGACCGCTGGCAGCTCGGCTCGCCGCGCGCCATGCGGATCAGCACCGGCGACGACGAGACCGATCCCGACGACGAGTCGATCAAGCTCCCGCCGGTCACGCCGATCTACCCCGCCACCAAGGACGTGCAGACCTGGGAGCTGCTCGCCGCGGTCCGGCAGACGCTCGACGTCTTCGACGACCCGATCGACCCGGTGCCGCAGGAGGTCCGGGAGCGGCACGGCCTGATCGACCTCGGGCGGGCCCTGCGCGACATCCACCTCCCCGCCTCGCTCGACGCCGCCCGCCCCGCGATGCGCCGGCTCACCTGGGACGAGGCCCTCGGTCTCCAGCTGGCCCTGCAGGGCGAGCGGTTGAACGCCGCCACCCGCCCCGCGCCGGCCTGCCCCCGGACCGACGACGGGCTCGCCGCGGCCTTCGACGCCCGGCTCCCCTTCGAGCTGACGGGCGGCCAACGCCGGGTGGGCGCCGAGCTCGCCGAGGCCCTCGCCGGCACCACGCCGCTGAACCGCCTGCTGCAGGGCGACGTCGGGTCGGGCAAGACGGTCGTGGCGCTGCGGGCGATGCTCCAGGTCGTCGACGCGGGCCGGCAGGCCGTGCTCCTCGCGCCCACGGAGGTGCTCGCGGCCCAGCACGCACGGTCGCTGCGGGCGATGCTCGGCCCGCTCGGGCGCTCGGGCGAGCCCGCGGGCCTCTTCGGCGACGACGGCGACGAGCCGGTCGAGCTGGACACCGACGAGCGGGCCACGCGGATCGTCCTGCTCACCGGGTCACTGGCCGCGAAGGAGCGCAAGCAGGCCCTGCTCGACGTGCAGTCCGGCGTGGCCGGGATCGTCGTGGGGACGCACGCGGTGATCCAGGAGAAGGTCGGGTTCGCCGACCTCGGGCTGCTGGTGGTCGACGAGCAGCACCGGTTCGGCGTGCGCCAACGGGACGAGCTGCGGTCACGGCCGGGGGAGACCGCCCCGCACCTGCTGGTGATGACCGCGACGCCGATCCCGCGGACGGTCGCGCTCACCGTGTACGGCGACCTCGAGAACTCCGTGCTGGACGAGCTGCCGGCCGGACGCAAGCCCATCGACACCCACGCGGTGCCCGGCGGGAGGCCGAAGTGGCTCGCCCGGGTGTGGGAGCGGGTGCGCGAGGAGGTGGACGCGGGCCACCAGGCCTACGTCGTCTGCCCCCGCATCGGCGACGACGGACCGGCGAGCGACGAGGAGGAGGGCGGCGGCGCCGACGGCGAGGAGCGGCGCCCACCGCTCGCGGCCCTCGAGGTCGCCGAGCTGCTCGCGGCCGGCCCGCTGGCCGGGCTGCGCCTGGAGGTGCTGCACGGACGGCTGCCGGCCGAGGAGAAGGACGACGTCATGCGCCGGTTCGCCGCGGGCGACGTCGACGTGCTCGTCTCGACGACGGTGATCGAGGTCGGGGTGGACGTCCCGAACGCCACCGTGATCGTCGTGCTCGACGCCGAGCGGTTCGGGGTCTCCCAGCTCCACCAGCTCCGCGGCCGCGTGGGCCGGGGTGACACCGCCTCGTCGTGCTTCCTCGTCAGCGACCTCGAGGGGCCGTCGATGGAGCGCCTGCAACGGATCGCCGAGATCACCGACGGCTTCGCCATGGCCGACCTCGACCTCGAGCTGCGCAACGAGGGCGACGTGCTGGGCACCGAGCAGGCCGGACGCCGCAAGACGCTGCGCTTCCTGTCCGTCCGCCGGCACCTCGACGAGATCACCGAGGCCCGCGAGGTCGCCCGGGCCCTGCTCGCCGACGACCCCACGCTCGCCCACCACCCGCGGCTGGCCGGTCTGGTCCGGGGTGTGGTCGGCGAGGAGGGCGCGAGCTTCCTCGACAAGCTGTGA
- a CDS encoding FAD-binding oxidoreductase has protein sequence MSTASVNTSPTSLVELRDAVRDTPGPVVATGAGTAADWGAPVVGDATPVSVAGLSGVIAHNPGDMTVSVGAGTPLSELQDTLAGSGQRVALDAARVRRGATVGGLLATADAGPLALGFGSLRDLVIGVTVVLADGTVARSGGHVIKNVAGYDLTKLLHGAYGTFGVIAEVVLRLHPLPPATRTVAYRVADPADLPGAGRAVTDTPVEAAALEWVDGRLLALLEGTEAGVEGRAGRLVDLLGTGAEVLSPADADAAWDAHRAAVDRRPDDRAVVRVGVAPTRLGDLLTGLVADAGADDVTAAPATGVATLTVPAEAALVDAVHARVAGVGGTSTLRARPAGAAVPAWGPAPSSAALLRAVATAFDPDQRLGRGRLAPWLPVPEGASA, from the coding sequence GTGAGCACCGCATCCGTGAACACCTCACCGACCTCGCTGGTCGAGCTGCGCGACGCGGTCCGCGACACCCCGGGCCCCGTGGTGGCGACCGGCGCGGGCACCGCCGCCGACTGGGGCGCGCCCGTCGTCGGAGACGCCACGCCGGTCTCGGTGGCCGGCCTGTCCGGCGTCATCGCCCACAACCCGGGCGACATGACCGTCTCGGTCGGCGCCGGGACGCCGCTGTCCGAGCTCCAGGACACGCTCGCGGGGTCCGGGCAGCGGGTCGCCCTCGACGCCGCCCGCGTCCGCCGCGGTGCCACCGTCGGCGGCCTGCTCGCGACGGCGGACGCCGGTCCGCTCGCGCTCGGGTTCGGCTCGCTGCGCGACCTGGTCATCGGCGTCACCGTGGTGCTCGCCGACGGCACCGTCGCGCGCTCCGGCGGGCACGTCATCAAGAACGTCGCGGGCTACGACCTGACGAAGCTGCTGCACGGCGCGTACGGGACCTTCGGGGTGATCGCCGAGGTCGTGCTGCGGCTGCACCCGCTGCCCCCCGCCACCCGCACCGTGGCCTACCGCGTGGCCGACCCCGCCGACCTCCCCGGCGCGGGCCGGGCCGTCACCGACACCCCCGTCGAGGCGGCCGCGCTGGAGTGGGTCGACGGGCGCCTGCTGGCCCTGCTCGAGGGCACCGAGGCCGGGGTCGAGGGGCGGGCCGGCCGGCTCGTCGACCTGCTGGGCACCGGCGCCGAGGTCCTCTCCCCCGCCGACGCCGACGCGGCCTGGGACGCCCACCGCGCCGCCGTCGACCGGCGCCCCGACGACCGCGCGGTCGTCCGCGTCGGCGTCGCCCCGACGAGGCTCGGCGACCTGCTCACCGGGCTGGTCGCCGACGCCGGGGCGGACGACGTCACCGCCGCCCCCGCCACCGGCGTCGCCACGCTCACCGTCCCGGCCGAGGCCGCCCTCGTCGACGCGGTGCACGCCCGCGTCGCCGGCGTCGGCGGCACGTCGACCCTCCGCGCCCGTCCCGCCGGCGCCGCCGTGCCCGCCTGGGGCCCGGCCCCGTCGAGCGCGGCCCTGCTGCGCGCCGTCGCCACCGCGTTCGACCCCGACCAGCGCCTGGGCCGTGGCCGGCTCGCGCCCTGGCTGCCCGTCCCCGAAGGAGCGTCCGCGTGA
- a CDS encoding (Fe-S)-binding protein, which produces MAAATYGSFDDHHPPAQELLDDCVHCGFCLPTCPTYALWGEEMDSPRGRIYLMEMAEKGEIPLEGAFTTHMDRCLGCMACVTACPSGVQYDRLLEATRPQIERNVPRNRADRLFREAIFTLFPYRRRLRAASLGGALYQKLRPKRMDALLAKLPKRFERLVAMESLLPPVSVRDAFARTPAVTPARTTSEHPVRRGRIGMLVGCVQDVFFHQVNLATTRVLAAEGYDVVAPREQACCGALGLHAGREEESIRRAKDLIAVFEQADVDVIAVNVAGCGSSMKEYGELLADEPEWKERGEEFSRKVRDVSEVLADALAESRAPRHRVDATVVYHDACHLGHAQKIRQQPRDVLRSVPGVDLVELPEAEICCGSAGIYNMLQPEAAGDLGRRKADNIRGTGADLLVTANPGCLLQIRKYLEGDLPMLHPIQLIDASIRGVRPPGM; this is translated from the coding sequence CTGGCGGCCGCCACGTACGGCAGCTTCGACGACCACCACCCGCCGGCCCAGGAGCTGCTCGACGACTGCGTGCACTGCGGGTTCTGTCTCCCGACGTGCCCGACCTACGCCCTGTGGGGCGAGGAGATGGACTCGCCGCGCGGACGCATCTACCTCATGGAGATGGCCGAGAAGGGCGAGATCCCGCTCGAGGGTGCCTTCACCACGCACATGGACCGCTGCCTGGGCTGCATGGCCTGCGTGACGGCGTGCCCCTCCGGCGTGCAGTACGACCGCCTGCTGGAGGCCACCCGCCCGCAGATCGAGCGCAACGTCCCCCGCAACCGGGCGGACCGGCTCTTCCGCGAGGCGATCTTCACGCTGTTCCCGTACCGCCGTCGGCTGCGGGCCGCGTCGCTGGGCGGAGCGCTCTACCAGAAGCTGCGGCCGAAGCGGATGGACGCGCTCCTCGCCAAGCTGCCGAAGCGCTTCGAGCGGCTCGTGGCGATGGAGTCGCTGCTGCCGCCGGTCAGCGTCCGCGACGCCTTCGCCCGCACGCCCGCCGTCACCCCGGCGCGCACCACCTCCGAGCACCCGGTGCGCCGGGGCCGGATCGGGATGCTCGTCGGCTGCGTGCAGGACGTGTTCTTCCACCAGGTCAACCTCGCCACCACGCGCGTGCTCGCGGCCGAGGGCTACGACGTCGTCGCGCCCCGGGAGCAGGCGTGCTGCGGCGCGCTCGGGCTGCACGCGGGCCGCGAGGAGGAGTCGATCCGGCGCGCGAAGGACCTCATCGCCGTCTTCGAGCAGGCCGACGTCGACGTCATCGCCGTGAACGTCGCCGGGTGCGGTTCCTCGATGAAGGAGTACGGCGAGCTGCTCGCGGACGAACCGGAGTGGAAGGAGCGCGGGGAGGAGTTCTCGCGCAAGGTCCGGGACGTCTCCGAGGTGCTCGCGGACGCCCTCGCCGAGTCCCGCGCGCCGCGGCACCGGGTCGACGCGACCGTCGTCTACCACGACGCCTGCCACCTCGGGCACGCCCAGAAGATCCGGCAGCAGCCGCGGGACGTGCTGCGGTCCGTCCCGGGCGTCGACCTCGTCGAACTGCCCGAGGCGGAGATCTGCTGCGGGTCGGCCGGGATCTACAACATGCTCCAGCCCGAGGCGGCCGGGGACCTCGGCCGGCGCAAGGCCGACAACATCCGGGGCACCGGGGCGGACCTGCTCGTCACCGCCAACCCCGGGTGCCTGTTGCAGATCCGGAAGTACCTCGAAGGCGACCTCCCGATGCTGCACCCGATCCAGCTGATCGACGCGTCGATCCGGGGGGTGCGCCCGCCGGGGATGTAG
- a CDS encoding uracil-DNA glycosylase, with protein sequence MMARPLSESVEAGWAEALEPVAETIAAMGDFLRAEVAEGRTYLPSGKNVLRAFQQPFEQVRVLVVGQDPYPTPGHAVGLSFSVAPEVRPLPKSLQNIFREYTEDLGLPAPTSGDLTPWADQGVLLLNRVLTVAPGAPGSHRNKGWEKVTEQAITALVERIDQPLVAILWGRDARSLTPLLGEDVPTVESAHPSPMSAAGGFFGSRPFSRVNEFLEELGDEPVDWRLP encoded by the coding sequence CTGATGGCCCGCCCGCTGTCCGAGTCCGTCGAGGCGGGGTGGGCCGAGGCCCTGGAGCCCGTCGCCGAGACGATCGCCGCCATGGGCGACTTCCTCCGCGCCGAGGTGGCCGAGGGCCGCACCTACCTGCCGTCCGGGAAGAACGTGCTGCGGGCCTTCCAGCAGCCCTTCGAGCAGGTGCGTGTCCTCGTCGTCGGGCAGGACCCGTACCCCACGCCGGGGCACGCCGTCGGCCTGTCCTTCTCCGTGGCGCCGGAGGTGCGGCCGCTGCCGAAGAGCCTGCAGAACATCTTCCGCGAGTACACCGAGGACCTCGGGCTCCCGGCGCCGACCAGCGGCGACCTGACGCCGTGGGCCGACCAGGGCGTGCTGCTGCTCAACCGGGTCCTCACGGTGGCGCCGGGTGCGCCCGGGTCGCACCGCAACAAGGGCTGGGAGAAGGTCACCGAGCAGGCGATCACCGCCCTCGTCGAGCGGATCGACCAGCCCCTCGTCGCGATCCTGTGGGGCCGGGACGCGCGGTCGCTGACCCCGCTGCTCGGCGAGGACGTGCCGACCGTCGAGTCCGCCCACCCCAGCCCCATGTCGGCCGCCGGCGGGTTCTTCGGGTCACGGCCCTTCAGCCGCGTCAACGAGTTCCTGGAGGAGCTGGGCGACGAGCCGGTGGACTGGCGCCTGCCCTGA
- a CDS encoding FAD-binding oxidoreductase, with protein MSTTTTAAPTLTTSLAREFAAVLPEHCVITDEVGLRSYECDGLTGFRQVPAVVVLPRDTEEVAACVRVCARHGVPFVARGAGTGLSGGALPVADGVVISLQKLRRILEIDVENRRAVLEPGVFNLDISRAAAPHGLYYAPDPSSQQVCTIGGNVAENSGGAHCLKYGFTTNHVLEMEVVLADGSVITLGAPTAEQAGPDLRGVFLGSEGTLGICTKVTVRLLRKPEAVRTVLADFPSIEAAGETVGAIVDASIVPAAVEMMDSLAMEAAEAAVGAGYTVESPSALIIELDGPAEECDEQFAEITRICEEHGSTRIHVADSADERARVWKGRKAAFAAVGRISPDYIVQDGVVPRTRLAEVLSQIAEMGSEVGLRVANVFHAGDGNLHPLVLYSESAGEHDAAEDLSSRIAELCVELGGSLSGEHGIGADKACSMGRMFTDDDLAVMQRVRTGFDPEGLCNPGKIFPTPRLCGERPGPFRAHPLEEAGVISRL; from the coding sequence ATGAGCACGACCACCACCGCGGCTCCGACACTGACGACGTCGCTCGCACGTGAGTTCGCCGCCGTCCTGCCCGAACACTGCGTGATCACCGACGAGGTCGGCCTGCGCAGCTACGAGTGCGACGGCCTGACCGGCTTCCGGCAGGTCCCCGCCGTCGTCGTCCTGCCGCGGGACACCGAGGAGGTGGCCGCCTGCGTGCGCGTCTGCGCACGTCACGGCGTGCCCTTCGTCGCGCGCGGCGCCGGGACCGGGCTGTCCGGGGGCGCGCTCCCGGTGGCCGACGGCGTCGTGATCTCGCTGCAGAAGCTGCGCCGCATCCTGGAGATCGACGTCGAGAACCGTCGGGCCGTGCTCGAGCCCGGGGTGTTCAACCTCGACATCTCCCGCGCCGCCGCGCCGCACGGGCTCTACTACGCGCCCGACCCGTCGAGCCAGCAGGTGTGCACCATCGGCGGCAACGTCGCGGAGAACTCCGGCGGGGCCCACTGCCTCAAGTACGGGTTCACCACCAACCACGTCCTCGAGATGGAGGTCGTGCTCGCCGACGGCAGCGTGATCACCCTCGGCGCTCCGACGGCGGAGCAGGCGGGTCCCGACCTGCGCGGGGTCTTCCTCGGCTCCGAGGGCACGCTCGGCATCTGCACGAAGGTCACCGTGCGGCTGCTGCGCAAGCCCGAGGCGGTCCGCACCGTCCTCGCCGACTTCCCGTCGATCGAGGCCGCGGGCGAGACCGTCGGCGCCATCGTCGACGCGTCGATCGTGCCGGCCGCCGTCGAGATGATGGACTCCCTCGCGATGGAGGCCGCCGAGGCCGCCGTCGGCGCGGGGTACACGGTGGAGTCCCCGTCCGCCCTGATCATCGAGCTCGACGGCCCCGCCGAGGAGTGCGACGAGCAGTTCGCCGAGATCACCCGGATCTGCGAGGAACACGGGTCGACCCGCATCCACGTGGCCGACAGCGCCGACGAGCGGGCCCGGGTGTGGAAGGGCCGGAAGGCCGCCTTCGCGGCGGTCGGCCGCATCAGCCCGGACTACATCGTCCAGGACGGGGTCGTCCCGCGGACCCGGCTCGCCGAGGTGCTCTCCCAGATCGCGGAGATGGGCTCCGAGGTCGGGCTCCGGGTCGCCAACGTCTTCCACGCCGGCGACGGCAACCTGCACCCCCTGGTCCTGTACTCGGAGTCCGCGGGTGAGCACGACGCGGCCGAGGACCTCTCGAGCCGGATCGCGGAGCTCTGCGTCGAGCTCGGCGGGTCGCTCTCGGGCGAGCACGGCATCGGCGCCGACAAGGCGTGCTCGATGGGCCGGATGTTCACCGACGACGACCTCGCCGTGATGCAGCGGGTGCGCACGGGCTTCGACCCCGAGGGCCTCTGCAACCCCGGGAAGATCTTCCCGACGCCCCGGCTGTGCGGCGAGCGCCCGGGGCCGTTCCGCGCGCACCCCCTGGAAGAGGCCGGAGTGATCAGCCGACTGTGA